The genomic region GAGTTTATGTATCATTATTGGAATATGATGATCGCGAAGGTATTTTCTAGCCCAATTTACACcatttaacttaattttcataataattCCTTTAGGATTAATTTTACTGAATGAATTAAGTAAGAGAAGGTATCGTAGTATAAACAAATTGGTCAAGATTGGAAGACATGAAGTAGTTTTGGTGCTTAGAGTTGACCCCTTAAAGGGATACATTGATTTATCGAAGAGAAGAGTAACTCCAGAggatataattaaatgtgAAGAGAGGTTTTCAAAATCTAAAAAAGTACATCAAACTGTCAGACACATTGCACAAGTATCTACTGATACATATGACTATgcatattttttatatatataatattatggTGTTAATGTTCTATACAGAAGCATGGAATATCAGTTGAGGAGTTAAATAGGGAATGTATTTGGCCACTGTATAAATCATATCCACATGCTCTTGATGCACTCAAGgtatttattagtttaaatatttgCTGGTTTGGATTGTTTATGGTtttaattcaattttatagGAAGCTGCCGCTAATAAAGATAATGTATTTAAGAATATATCAATATCACAAGAAGTTATTGATTCCCTTTTGCAAGATATACAATTACGACTTGTCCCCCAAGCCCTTAAACTCAAGTATTAAATAGTCATATTTAGTAATCCTTAAGATAGCTTAGTAATAGAGTTATGTAATCTAAGAGTCCGACTTCAAATTCCTGTTAATGAACATTAACGGCGCCAAGAGTCggaataaaaatatgaaacTATGTGTAACTAAATTTTCTAACTATTTAGTAAGGTTGTTTCATACACTCCAATTCCctaaataacatttaaGATATTTGGGTTATAACAGTTTTGTAATATTGGTGTAGATGTAGTATTGATGTATGGTGTTTTGGACCCGAAGGGATTAACGCAGTTAAAATGTCACTTGGTAAAGCCAAACTATTAGACCCACAGGTAATTGTAGATTAATACATAAAGATGAAATTCTGATAAATTTGTAGATTTCAATAAGATTAATTGCTCCACCACaatatgaaattttaacatcTTGTTTCGATAAGGAAGCCGGTCTGGCACTAATGAATCAggtataaaaaatatataacacaaaaaataa from Theileria annulata chromosome 1, complete sequence, *** SEQUENCING IN PROGRESS *** harbors:
- a CDS encoding eukaryotic translation initiation factor 2 alpha subunit, putative (Tap349e08.q2ks7.C.cand.49 - score = 30.68) is translated as MPPVSKLNLGDCRFYEQKYPEPEDLVMVKVNRIEAQGVYVSLLEYDDREGLILLNELSKRRYRSINKLVKIGRHEVVLVLRVDPLKGYIDLSKRRVTPEDIIKCEERFSKSKKVHQTVRHIAQKHGISVEELNRECIWPLYKSYPHALDALKEAAANKDNVFKNISISQEVIDSLLQDIQLRLVPQALKLKCSIDVWCFGPEGINAVKMSLGKAKLLDPQISIRLIAPPQYEILTSCFDKEAGLALMNQTLEVIEKNIKSFIGGDFKQKCDVVVIGDDEKHLEDLLELHETTDEEDEGDEEEEEEEDEGMGRVDESMLPPNLSNEMEEEEESDE